In Vidua chalybeata isolate OUT-0048 chromosome 5, bVidCha1 merged haplotype, whole genome shotgun sequence, one genomic interval encodes:
- the C5H12orf29 gene encoding uncharacterized protein C12orf29 homolog isoform X3, with product MRRRGAVQRKVPCLFVTEPFKVLATDTITGKALEADVHNAVPTEKVDGTCCYVTTYKGQPYLWARLDRKPTKQGEKRFKQFLYSLGDCKEFVWNIEEDFKPVPDTWIPAKDIEFSNGNPLPDENGHMPGWVPVEKNSKQYCWHSSVVNYEAGIALVLKHHAEPGLLEISPMPLSEILEQTLELIGTNINANPYGLGSKKHPVHLLVPHGAFEIKNPPALKQNDILSWFESCMEGKVEGIVWHCYDGCLIKLHRHHLGLPWPLAETYLNSQPVAISFNRTKYDYDFEPKSLFHYFSMLDGQRFDRLKDIKFDMDILSSVREKKRGFSSQARAWETVGKECK from the exons ATGAGGCGACGGGGTGCGGTGCAGCGCAAGGTGCCGTGTCTGTTCGTCACCGAG CCATTTAAAGTTTTGGCAACTGACACTATAACTGGAAAGGCGTTGGAGGCAGATGTACACAATGCAGTTCCTACTGAAAAAGTGGATGGAACCTGCTGTTATGTAACAACCTATAAAG GACAACCCTATCTATGGGCCAGGTTGGATCGAAAACCCACCAAACAAGGTGAAAAAAGGTTTAAACAATTCTTGTATTCATTGGGAGATTGCAAAG AATTTGTTTGGAATATTGAAGAGGATTTCAAGCCTGTTCCAGATACCTGGATTCCAGCAAAGGACATAGAGTTCTCTAATGGCAATCCTTTGCCCGATGAAAATGGACATATGCCAG GTTGGGTGCCTGTGGAGAAGAATAGTAAGCAGTACTGCTGGCACTCATCTGTTGTAAATTATGAGGCTGGAATAGCACTGGTATTGAAACACCATGCTGAGCCAGGGCTTCTGGAAATCAGTCCCATGCCATTATCAGAAATTTTAGAACAAACATTGGAGCTTATTGGAACTAATATCAATGCAAATCCATATG GATTGGGAAGCAAGAAGCACCCTGTACATCTTCTGGTCCCACATGgagcatttgaaataaagaatcCACCTGCCTTGAAGCAAAATGACAtactgtcttggtttgaaagctGTATGGAGGGTAAAGTTGAAGGAATTGTGTGGCACTGCTATGATGGGTGTTTAATCAAG cTTCATCGCCACCATCTTGGTTTACCCTGGCCACTTGCAGAGACGTACCTGAATTCTCAGCCTGTTGCAATTTCTTTTAATAGAACTAAATATGACTATGACTTTGAACCAAAGAGTTTGTTTCACTATTTTTCAATGTTGGATGGACAAAGATTTGACAGACTCAAAGATATCAAATTTGatatggatattctcagttcagtcagagagaaaaagagagggtttTCTagccaggcaagagcctgggaaacagttgggaaagaatgtaaataa
- the C5H12orf29 gene encoding uncharacterized protein C12orf29 homolog isoform X1 produces MRRRGAVQRKVPCLFVTEVKDEPSAKRERQPFKVLATDTITGKALEADVHNAVPTEKVDGTCCYVTTYKGQPYLWARLDRKPTKQGEKRFKQFLYSLGDCKEFVWNIEEDFKPVPDTWIPAKDIEFSNGNPLPDENGHMPGWVPVEKNSKQYCWHSSVVNYEAGIALVLKHHAEPGLLEISPMPLSEILEQTLELIGTNINANPYGLGSKKHPVHLLVPHGAFEIKNPPALKQNDILSWFESCMEGKVEGIVWHCYDGCLIKLHRHHLGLPWPLAETYLNSQPVAISFNRTKYDYDFEPKSLFHYFSMLDGQRFDRLKDIKFDMDILSSVREKKRGFSSQARAWETVGKECK; encoded by the exons ATGAGGCGACGGGGTGCGGTGCAGCGCAAGGTGCCGTGTCTGTTCGTCACCGAGGTGAAGGACGAGCCCTCGGCCAAGCGGGAGCGACAG CCATTTAAAGTTTTGGCAACTGACACTATAACTGGAAAGGCGTTGGAGGCAGATGTACACAATGCAGTTCCTACTGAAAAAGTGGATGGAACCTGCTGTTATGTAACAACCTATAAAG GACAACCCTATCTATGGGCCAGGTTGGATCGAAAACCCACCAAACAAGGTGAAAAAAGGTTTAAACAATTCTTGTATTCATTGGGAGATTGCAAAG AATTTGTTTGGAATATTGAAGAGGATTTCAAGCCTGTTCCAGATACCTGGATTCCAGCAAAGGACATAGAGTTCTCTAATGGCAATCCTTTGCCCGATGAAAATGGACATATGCCAG GTTGGGTGCCTGTGGAGAAGAATAGTAAGCAGTACTGCTGGCACTCATCTGTTGTAAATTATGAGGCTGGAATAGCACTGGTATTGAAACACCATGCTGAGCCAGGGCTTCTGGAAATCAGTCCCATGCCATTATCAGAAATTTTAGAACAAACATTGGAGCTTATTGGAACTAATATCAATGCAAATCCATATG GATTGGGAAGCAAGAAGCACCCTGTACATCTTCTGGTCCCACATGgagcatttgaaataaagaatcCACCTGCCTTGAAGCAAAATGACAtactgtcttggtttgaaagctGTATGGAGGGTAAAGTTGAAGGAATTGTGTGGCACTGCTATGATGGGTGTTTAATCAAG cTTCATCGCCACCATCTTGGTTTACCCTGGCCACTTGCAGAGACGTACCTGAATTCTCAGCCTGTTGCAATTTCTTTTAATAGAACTAAATATGACTATGACTTTGAACCAAAGAGTTTGTTTCACTATTTTTCAATGTTGGATGGACAAAGATTTGACAGACTCAAAGATATCAAATTTGatatggatattctcagttcagtcagagagaaaaagagagggtttTCTagccaggcaagagcctgggaaacagttgggaaagaatgtaaataa
- the C5H12orf29 gene encoding uncharacterized protein C12orf29 homolog isoform X2, with product MVIQGYLPTLVILHTEEHNRPFKVLATDTITGKALEADVHNAVPTEKVDGTCCYVTTYKGQPYLWARLDRKPTKQGEKRFKQFLYSLGDCKEFVWNIEEDFKPVPDTWIPAKDIEFSNGNPLPDENGHMPGWVPVEKNSKQYCWHSSVVNYEAGIALVLKHHAEPGLLEISPMPLSEILEQTLELIGTNINANPYGLGSKKHPVHLLVPHGAFEIKNPPALKQNDILSWFESCMEGKVEGIVWHCYDGCLIKLHRHHLGLPWPLAETYLNSQPVAISFNRTKYDYDFEPKSLFHYFSMLDGQRFDRLKDIKFDMDILSSVREKKRGFSSQARAWETVGKECK from the exons ATGGTAATACAAGGGTACCTCCCTACACTGGTGATTCTTCACACAGAAGAACATAACAGG CCATTTAAAGTTTTGGCAACTGACACTATAACTGGAAAGGCGTTGGAGGCAGATGTACACAATGCAGTTCCTACTGAAAAAGTGGATGGAACCTGCTGTTATGTAACAACCTATAAAG GACAACCCTATCTATGGGCCAGGTTGGATCGAAAACCCACCAAACAAGGTGAAAAAAGGTTTAAACAATTCTTGTATTCATTGGGAGATTGCAAAG AATTTGTTTGGAATATTGAAGAGGATTTCAAGCCTGTTCCAGATACCTGGATTCCAGCAAAGGACATAGAGTTCTCTAATGGCAATCCTTTGCCCGATGAAAATGGACATATGCCAG GTTGGGTGCCTGTGGAGAAGAATAGTAAGCAGTACTGCTGGCACTCATCTGTTGTAAATTATGAGGCTGGAATAGCACTGGTATTGAAACACCATGCTGAGCCAGGGCTTCTGGAAATCAGTCCCATGCCATTATCAGAAATTTTAGAACAAACATTGGAGCTTATTGGAACTAATATCAATGCAAATCCATATG GATTGGGAAGCAAGAAGCACCCTGTACATCTTCTGGTCCCACATGgagcatttgaaataaagaatcCACCTGCCTTGAAGCAAAATGACAtactgtcttggtttgaaagctGTATGGAGGGTAAAGTTGAAGGAATTGTGTGGCACTGCTATGATGGGTGTTTAATCAAG cTTCATCGCCACCATCTTGGTTTACCCTGGCCACTTGCAGAGACGTACCTGAATTCTCAGCCTGTTGCAATTTCTTTTAATAGAACTAAATATGACTATGACTTTGAACCAAAGAGTTTGTTTCACTATTTTTCAATGTTGGATGGACAAAGATTTGACAGACTCAAAGATATCAAATTTGatatggatattctcagttcagtcagagagaaaaagagagggtttTCTagccaggcaagagcctgggaaacagttgggaaagaatgtaaataa